The region ATGACAAAGTCTTTTCACCAATAGCTAGAATCAAAATAAACAGGTTGATTATTGGTCTAGCCAATATGCATAACTGGTTGATATTTCATATGGACGTGAAATGTGCATTCCTAAATGGTCCTCTAGGCGAAGAGGTGTATGTAGCACAACtagctgggtttgtgaaacagGACCAATAAAGGAAAGTATACAGGCTGCATAAAGTCCTGTATGGATCGAAACAAGCTCCaaaagcttggaacaagaagatagacGACTTTCTAAGAGATAAATAGTTTGAGAATTGTTCGATAGAGCATGGTGTGTATGTCAGGAGAAGAAGGAGTGATTTGTTTATACTATGTCgctatgtcgatgacctgttgataataggcagttgcaagaaggagatcgaagacttcaaacATTACTTAAGTAAGGAGTTTGAAATATTAGACTTGGGAAATCTCTCCTACTTCCTTGGTATAAAATTCTACAAGATTAGCAGAGACTTGATGATGTACCAAAGAAGATATGCAGacgaaatactcaagagatttgagatgcaagattgtAAACCAACTTTGACTCCAGCTGAGCCCATATTGCCATTGATAAAATATTCGACTAGAGATGATTTCGATCAAACATAGTACAAAAGAATCATTGGATCACTTCAATACCTCTGCCACACAAGGCCAAATTTAGCTTATTATGTATGCATGGTcagtagattcatgcagaagccaaaggtatctCATCTTGCAACCACcaagaggatactaaggtatctcaAAGGAACACTCGACTATGTATTTTGTTTCCCTTAGTCGATGAAGGAAACTAATGCAAACTTGTGGGTTACAATGACTCTAGTTGGTGTGGTGATGCTGAAGATAGAAAATCGACAACATGATATGTGTTCATGTTAGGTGGTGCACCAATCACAtggagttcgagaaaggaacTAGTGGTAGCTTTATCATCATGTGAGGCATAATACATAACATCCTCTTTATGTTCATGCCAAGCAACATAGATTATGAATACATTTGAAGAAATTATAGAAGAATCATGGAGCAATAACCATGAAGATTGACAGTATATTAACTATCAACCTGGcaaagaatccgatagcacatggaCGAAGAAAACATATCTAAATGAGGTTCTATTACTCGAGAGAGCAGGTATCAAATGAAAAGTTGAGCCTAAAGCATTATAGATAAGAGAATCATATATAATGACGGAGGTTGTGCAGGTCGAATTGTTCAAGAGATTAAGAAAaatgatgaatgtagatagcttagacacaatgaattcGATGGTGTGTTAAATTTTTAATTCTTTGTGTCGAAGTCAAAGTGAGTATGTTTGTATTCGTCGGGTGCCGAAAATAGTTTGTGTCGAAAAAAGTTTGTATTTAATATATTAAAACAAAGTCAAATATTGCATATCGAATCATACAGTCGAAACATGTAGTTGTTGAAGGAGTCGACATATTTGGAATAGTTAACTTAATTTATTTTAGTTGAGTTAGTTATGTTGTGATTATTTTGAGTGTAAGTAATTTCTTATTTAAATAGAGCAGGACTCTATTTTATTTAAAAATGTAACTAATAGTTTTGCATTGTGTAGTTTTTGAAATCACGGTTGTGATTAAGACACATTATAGCAAACACTTTGAGTGTAGTTTGCACAATAATATACATTCATCTTCTTCCTCCATAATTTATCCTTTCTCTCACTTTCAATTTATATTGTTTTCTTCTTTCAATTCTCTATGTAGTGTAGAATAATCTTGCAACTAAGAAGTGGTTGTTTCATCTAAGTGAAGGGTGAAGAAAAAGATGTATGATCAATCAAAAAGATTGATTCTTGTTTATCAAGATTTATTCGGTTAGCTTAAAGATTGAATTTTCCCAACACAATTGATCTTTCCAATGGTGAAGCTCAAATTAGATATGGATGTAGAGAAACTACCGCTCTAGGATCGGCTGGTTTTGCGGTAGAGGAAAAGGTGGTTGATTACCTGTTTCTAAGGCAGCAACGACAACTCGTCGTGCGTCGTGCAAAGGTGAACCTAGTAGCCTAAAAAAGCCATTACAATTAACTTTTCATTTCAATATTAATACAATTTTCTTTAAACAAAATGATTTTTTAGATTTCTTAAGCAATtatatgccaaaaatattataacatgataaaatatacaaataataataataataataataataataataataataataataataataataataaaaaaaaaatttataaaaaaaaattaagttaaaaTAAAAATGACAACAAGAAAGCTCAATGTCCATCTATTCTTTCTCTttatataaattaataaaatatgaATGAACATTAGCTTTTTTTTATGGTTCACCAATGATGCTAATCTCAACCTTTTTTCTCGTACTTTCAATAGTAAAAAGCTATTAATCCAAAAACTTTAAGCCCAAATATAGCAATTGCACCTGAAAATTTGTAGTGTTTGTATATCTGTACTCTCACCTAAAAAAACGTTGAGCTATTGGTTTTGATTTGTTTCTAAACCGGTAGAAGGGTTGGAATGATCAAAAACCACTTCTCTTCAATTTTTCACTTTTGAGATTTTTGATTCCACCCTCAAAGTCTCCCTCCTCTTGGTTGGTTTCTTCCTCCCACAAAATTAAAAATTAGAAAGAAAAAACACCAACCAAGAAGCATGTTCATCTCTTTTTTTGCATGACTTCTCTCTCTCATTCACCCTCTTTTGTTTATGTTTCCTTCACTCTCCTTCATGCATGGTCTTAAGGTTTTTTGTTTCCACATTAGTTGGAGCTAGGCCTATTAAGTCATGTTGTgattaattttaaattttttttatttcttctCAAAGATATATCAAGGTAGGTTTttttttccatttgtttttccaaCTCATTTTCATCCATTACATTGATTAATGAATTTTAGGGTTCCATTTATTATGTGTTATTAAACAGATCATTGATTGAATGATACAAATAAGTTTTCTAACGTGATAATTTTATTTACAGGAAGATACTTTTAGTTGGTTTCATTGAAGATTGAAGGTTGAAGAATAAACACCTAGGTTTTTGGTGCAAATATATCAAGAAGAGTTTCTTTTCTGATAACTAATGTCGACTAAGGTGAAAGGCCTTCTTAAAGGACTTAGATACATTTCTCAAATATTTGGTAAGTAACATAATCTCCTTTGTAATTTTTTTATAATCATCTATCTTCTTGTTGAAACTTGATTATAGGgttttgtaattttttttgaatgatttacagaattaaaaattaattaacaTCATGTTTATTTTAAAAGAACTCACCACTATGGTTACAATATGAAAATGATGAATTGTGAGGTGGTGATTAATGCTGTAATGATTCTTTTGCAGATGAGAAAGAAGATGAAATTCAAATTGGATTCCCAACAGATGTAAAGCATGTAGCACATATTGGATCAGATGATCCTTCAGCAAATGCACCTAGCTGGGTACATATTTTAATTAATTTCTCATATCTTATACTTTAATTAGTTCTTAATTCTCTTTTATAAGGCCTTATTAATTATGTGTGCATTTTGTAAAATTATGTAGATGAATGAGTATAAAGGAACAAATCCATCCGGAACAATAGACGCTACTGAGATACCTGAAGGTTAGCATAATATATCTATACTCTTTGAATAACAACTAATGTTAAATTTTGCTATAGGTTTATTCAATATATAACAACTATTAAGtgtgttttgtttgtttgcaGGAGACAATAAAAAATCATCGAATTCAAAAGAAAAATCATCAAAGGTTCGGCATTTAATTCCAAAATCAAGACACCAATCAATTGACACTGAAGCCAACTCAACAACCAAGAAAAAAACACGTCGCCATCTCCGATCATCAGATCCATCTGCAGAAACCTCAGCACAAGATTCATCGGGTGGTTCTCGACATAGACGACACCGTCGTGGCTCAAATCATGACTCTGATTCACAGTCAACCGATGCTTCATCAGTAAAATCCCATCAGAGAAAATCCAAGAACTCAGAAGATGGTTCGGTGCGAAAGCCTTCTTCAAAAAGATCATCTAAAGGGGATTCATTAACCGATATCTCTCTTTCAGATTTTGGATCTGGGTCTATCCAAGATATTGGAGACGAACCTAAATAGAATTTAAgtttaaataaaatttaattttaatgGAAATGAGTGGGAGAGAAAATAAAAACATGTTTAGATTGCTTTATTTAAGCTTTTCTAATGACATAAACACTTTTAAGAGTGTTTGAGAAAACTTATAAAAATAACTTATGACATATTCATAAGATGTTTCTAGTTTATTTTCATAAATTCTTTACGAtaatttatgaaaataatttatAGATTACACAAAAATGGTTTGACTTTATTTTATTTGATGTTATAGAAATATCTTATTGGTAAGCGCTTAATTTATAAGAGAAAAAATAAGCTCTATTCAAATAGGGTCTAAATGTTGTTGTTCTAATTAATCACAAATGATAGAGAGAGAAGattcaaaaataattttttgCTCTGCAAGTTGTAAATTATAGATTTTTGGTACAATGTTTTTTTTATGGGGTGTCACTTCAATTCTTTTCTTGCCACTAatgtgattttatttttaaattttaacAAAGTTTTGACCTCAGTCAACGAATAACTGACATGTAAATTATAGGAGTGTTATAtttcaatttttgaaaaatattatttatttcttCGGTAGAACTGGTAATCGCGGAAAAAAGTTTTGATCAACCCCCGTTTAAAACACAACAACTATATTTTAGAGCATTTTATTTTCATTGATTAATTTGCTTAATTGATAAATTAAATAACTTGACCatataaaattaatctttcaaaaattaaattaaatacttgatcaacatcaaattgGTTTTTAAAATATCTCAGTTCTTCATGGTTATCAAATCACTTTCCTAATTATATTTTATGTTATAGAAATATCTTATTGGTAAGCACTTAATTTATAAGAGAAAAAATAAGCTCTATTCAAATAGGGTCTAAATGTTGGTGTTCTAATTAATCACAAATGTTAGAGAGAGAAGATTCAAAAATAATTGTTTGCTCTACAAGTTGTAAATTATAGATTTTTGGTACAATGTTTTATTTTTATGGGGTGTCACTTCAATCCTTTTCTTGCCACTaatgtgatttttttttaaattctaATATCAATATTGTTTTTCTTAAATTTTATAACAAAGTTTTGTCCTCGGTCAACGAATAGTTGACATGTAAATTATAGGAGCGTtatatttcaatttttttaaatattatttattttttccGTAGAATTGGTAATCGTGGGAAAAAGTTTTGATAAACCCCCGTTTAAATCACAACAACTACATTTTAgagcattttattttattttattttttaatattttatttgacATCTATTCTCTCGGTTGAGCTGAAAATCGAGGGAAAAAGTCATTGTTTAATCTGCAATCTCCGATCACCTATCAATTGTTGTTCCCTCGTGGAATAGTGACGCCGTATGTCGGAATCGACATCTGATTCTATAGTTTTTCACATTTGAACATTCATATCTCGATTTAATGAACATAAAATTTCTCAAATCAGACACTCAGATTTTCTGAATTTGAATTGCAAATCTCTGTTATCGATAGTCACCGATCTAAAATTAACATTGCTCCTTAGATCTTTATCAGATCCACTAGCAATGGCAGGTTCCAGAGCCAATCGCTTCGTCGGACATCAATAGCGATCAAGTCCTGGTGAACTCTTTGTCCGCTATATCAAATCTAGATCCAGCTCAACCAAGAGCGTCCCAAGGAGTCTTCTAACCTCCCCCGCCCTTAGAATATACTACACCATTCCATTAAAGGTGAACCATCGCTCAGAACCCCCTCATTGGATATGGTACCTAGACCAGAGGCATTACTTGGTTTCTGTCATACCCCATTTTTTTCTCTTGATCATTTTATCCATTTATCATGTGCAttgctttttatttttatttttttttggtTTAACCTATTTATTTCTTACCATATCATTAGCATTCATTTTTTTATACATTTTTTAGAAGTCATGTGACACTTTAAAGAAATGTCAACAAAAGTCAACTACACCATTATTGATTCTTTACCATATTTTGAATCAATTTGCATTTGCGTTCATATTTGAGTCATATTATAAACAAACATCACAATTAACTTTAATTTGTTTTTACATCATACCATAAACCAATTTTCATTCAAATCATAAACCATGCATacttttatttttaataaaatcCATAAAAACTCAAGTTTATTTCCTTTACATATCATCATACAATATCATCATTCTAATACCATGTTACAATCCATGTTTTTGTTTCCATGATCATTGTATCATCATCAAGTCAGCATGACATGCTTCATTACCATGTCCACTTGACCTACAAAACTATGTTTCGTTATAAAAATACAATATAACATGAACATAAGCATAAACGTAAGCATACTAACAAGATAATCAAACATTGTGGTGATAAATTTTTGCATCAAATCAGCACTAATTCATGCCATAACATGCATACATGCATCAAAGTTCAACTTGGGACCATATGGTTTTCATAAACCAAAAATCACttcaaacaaacacaaaatcatAACTAAATTTCAATCTCATTTTAGCAGAAAATTAGCTTCAACAAACACACTTAGATGCAATCTTAACCCTTGATTAAACACTTTTTCACATGGATCACTAATTGGTGCAATCTTAACGATtcttcattttcatttttcatattCTAACTCCCTCCAAAACTCACCCTCATATTTCACACGaattcattcatattcatcttAGCCTATTTAAACAACACCATATCACCAACCAAATGGgtggaaatgaagatcaatggTTTAGTTGattttgaacttgatttttgaaGTTTCTCGGATCTTGAAAATGATTTTATATTTGAGTAGAAGAGGTTGAAaggattctagatctagaaaaaaaatatgaattggAGGCTCGTTTGGACCTTCGTCAAAGCTTGATCGTGGAGTCACTGCGTCCACCATTGTTGTCGGAGTGAGCATAAGATTTTTGTTTAAGTAAGCCTTAATCGATGTAATCTGAGCAATTTCTTTCCATGGTTGAGTTTCTGCACCTATTTTGATCATGATTCATCATTTAACTTCATGTTTTAGTGATGATTTGAGACTCAATAATTTTTTACTCATGTACACATAAACTTAAAAAAGGCAAGATCATGATTCTATACCTTTTTATGAGAGCTTATGTACCATTTGAACCAATTTTTCGCACTGATTTTGAATATGCAACTAGCTTCACGATTGGATGTGTATTTTTGCTGAATCGAGTCATTCTTTTCTTGTTTTCACGTCACTTTTTGTTTTACTTCTATAAAATTTGTGACCTATTTCGCAATTCTAATGGTATATTTGAATTCTAGGGGAAATTATGGTTTCAACGATATATTAGTTCGTCAAATTCGACCATTATTTTGCAAATTGGTATTTGATGATACTATTTGCAAAGTTACTCTTTTACTGCTGCAACATCATTCCAACGTTTTTGCAAAGTGGAAGAAGAAGATCCATGAGGCCATGCCGCCATAACttgttttttttctttattttctcttttgttttttcaatagttaattgattaaattgtttattttactGCTACTACATCATTTCAACGTTCCTCAAAGTGGAAGAACGCGACCCCtacctttttttttttttaatttttttttctcttttgtttttttataattaattaattaaattttttaattaattaattatgttaatttattgattaatttatttgattaattgatTTAATTTATGTTAATTGATTCATTTTGTTAATTGATTTTAATTAGCTTGATTAAATGATTAActtcattttaattaattaattttgttaattgatttcttaattaacttgattaattgattaaatttattttaattgattaattttgttaattgatttt is a window of Lathyrus oleraceus cultivar Zhongwan6 chromosome 6, CAAS_Psat_ZW6_1.0, whole genome shotgun sequence DNA encoding:
- the LOC127092977 gene encoding CRIB domain-containing protein RIC7 — protein: MSTKVKGLLKGLRYISQIFDEKEDEIQIGFPTDVKHVAHIGSDDPSANAPSWMNEYKGTNPSGTIDATEIPEGDNKKSSNSKEKSSKVRHLIPKSRHQSIDTEANSTTKKKTRRHLRSSDPSAETSAQDSSGGSRHRRHRRGSNHDSDSQSTDASSVKSHQRKSKNSEDGSVRKPSSKRSSKGDSLTDISLSDFGSGSIQDIGDEPK